One genomic window of Candidatus Eisenbacteria bacterium includes the following:
- a CDS encoding transposase — MGASNHQTAMFHYTSVDPLVPADDPLRAIESVIDREVIRERMAPFHSPLARPSVPPEQLLKAMLIGHLFGITSERRLMREIQVNLS, encoded by the coding sequence ATGGGCGCCTCGAACCACCAGACGGCGATGTTCCACTACACCTCCGTGGACCCGCTGGTGCCGGCCGACGACCCGCTGCGGGCGATCGAATCCGTGATCGACCGGGAGGTCATCCGCGAGCGGATGGCGCCTTTCCACAGCCCGTTGGCGCGGCCGTCGGTCCCACCCGAGCAGCTCTTGAAGGCGATGCTGATCGGCCACCTGTTCGGGATCACGTCGGAGCGGCGGTTGATGCGCGAGATCCAGGTGAACCTGTCGT